The Vitis riparia cultivar Riparia Gloire de Montpellier isolate 1030 chromosome 3, EGFV_Vit.rip_1.0, whole genome shotgun sequence genome includes a region encoding these proteins:
- the LOC117911566 gene encoding dirigent protein 19-like, translated as MEKTALVLVAFSLAVAMAMPLVHSTIGDPKEVDEWLHKIQHAKQKMTRFHFYYHDIQNVSSMKVAQASITDKSPTFFGLTNMMDDPLTEGPELTSKQVGRAQGLYGLSGLNEFSLLIIMNLAFTSGEYNRSTLTILGRYESAQLTIQEMPIVGGSGVFRLAHGIASGRTYSRNATSGNAVVEFNIVAIHY; from the coding sequence ATGGAGAAGACAGCTCTGGTTTTAGTGGCTTTCTCACTGGCCGTGGCCATGGCCATGCCACTGGTCCACAGCACCATTGGAGACCCCAAAGAGGTTGATGAATGGCTGCACAAGATCCAGCATGCAAAGCAGAAAATGACCCGGTTCCACTTCTACTACCATGACATCCAAAACGTGAGCTCAATGAAGGTGGCTCAGGCCTCTATCACAGACAAATCACCCACCTTTTTCGGCCTTACAAATATGATGGATGACCCTTTAACCGAAGGACCCGAACTCACATCCAAGCAAGTGGGTCGGGCGCAGGGACTGTATGGCTTATCAGGGTTGAATGAGTTCAGTCTTTTGATCATCATGAACCTTGCCTTCACAAGTGGAGAGTATAACCGCAGCACTCTAACCATTCTGGGTCGGTACGAATCGGCACAGCTTACGATCCAAGAGATGCCCATAGTTGGTGGGAGTGGGGTTTTCCGACTGGCTCATGGGATTGCATCAGGCAGGACGTATTCCCGCAATGCCACCAGCGGTAATGCTGTTGTCGAGTTCAATATTGTGGCCATTCATTATTGA